A genomic segment from Ignavibacteriales bacterium encodes:
- a CDS encoding Ig-like domain-containing protein, protein MKINYLLLAFLLLLNSVYAQNNYVYVSPKPNSILVSSKTNIILRSNSIVDRSSLNLSLISVVGSQSGLHTGQLILSDDKRTIVFNPDQQFVGNEIVTVSMLSGVKTKDGSMLPSYSFNFTTIADDAQVASQLNSQSTVQSDYSNAQYLPAPPITIDSVNNPSPGYIFMATWDRNAPQHIYANYLFILDNYGNILDSIRVNGAPFDFKIQPNGLLSYGLGDYSGIVPGANSNLTHYVLDSTLAVVDSFQMKNGYLTDFHMILFYSLTDMQCLCHILL, encoded by the coding sequence ATGAAAATTAATTATCTGTTGTTAGCTTTTTTGCTACTTCTTAATTCAGTTTATGCTCAAAATAATTATGTATATGTTTCCCCTAAACCAAATTCAATTTTGGTATCTAGTAAGACTAATATTATTTTACGAAGCAATTCAATCGTTGATCGCAGTTCCTTAAATCTAAGTTTGATTAGTGTTGTTGGATCACAAAGTGGTTTGCATACTGGACAATTAATTCTTTCAGACGATAAAAGGACAATTGTTTTTAATCCGGATCAGCAATTTGTTGGAAACGAAATAGTAACCGTTTCAATGCTGTCCGGCGTCAAAACAAAAGATGGATCTATGCTTCCATCGTATTCTTTCAATTTTACTACAATTGCAGATGATGCCCAAGTGGCATCGCAATTAAATTCTCAAAGCACAGTTCAATCAGACTATTCAAATGCTCAATATCTTCCTGCACCACCAATCACGATTGATTCTGTAAATAATCCATCACCAGGATATATATTTATGGCCACTTGGGATCGCAACGCTCCTCAGCACATTTATGCAAATTACCTTTTCATACTAGATAATTATGGAAATATTCTTGATTCCATAAGAGTTAATGGAGCACCTTTTGATTTTAAAATCCAACCGAATGGACTTCTATCATATGGACTTGGAGATTATAGTGGAATAGTTCCAGGGGCTAACTCAAATTTAACACACTATGTTTTAGATAGTACACTTGCGGTAGTGGATAGCTTTCAAATGAAAAATGGATATCTCACTGATTTTCATATGATTTTATTTTACTCCCTAACGGACATGCAATGCTTATGTCATATACTACTATAA
- a CDS encoding aryl-sulfate sulfotransferase, whose translation MRFIENLQGNNIDYVHMNSIAIDYDNNIIISSRHLSEVTKINRETGEIMWRLGGAHNQFTFVNDSYGFSYQHDVRPVPGQPNQYTIFDNGNYRIPNFSRVVEFKIDTLTMTATKVWEYRHSPDYSTSWMGNAQRLENGNTFIDWADYSLPKAYEVTPSGENVYSANFAQSTACYRSFRFEWESVLAVPYLIAESYSDKVTLIFNKFGDTTVEKYIVYSGLSANPINPLDSTANTSIDLTNLNNNQRYYFRVTARNTDGTESPFSNEENVLVRFTEPGQNMILNSDFSDGSNHWIFNARNGAQAQGTVVNGEFVVTISNSGSAYSDIQLIQESFPMINGRNYIFEFDAKSNNNRIMEPRVAQNGGNNLIYSRTGPIVLTPQMQHFQYQFQMTDPTDYNARVVMNCGKSNIICYFDNISVKESLPSKVGEDNSTTPSDFILYSNFPNPFNPSTVIKYALPEPGNVKIEVFNIMGEKIRKLIDSQQDAGYHQLDFDGADISSGIYFYKVEYKSIENYKSYVSVKKMLLLK comes from the coding sequence ATGCGGTTCATAGAAAATCTTCAGGGTAATAATATTGACTATGTTCATATGAACTCTATTGCTATAGACTATGATAATAATATTATTATATCCAGCAGGCATTTAAGTGAAGTGACAAAGATTAATCGTGAAACCGGTGAAATAATGTGGAGGTTAGGTGGAGCGCATAATCAATTTACATTTGTAAATGACTCATATGGTTTTTCATATCAACACGATGTAAGACCTGTTCCTGGTCAACCTAATCAATACACTATATTTGACAATGGTAATTATCGTATCCCTAATTTCTCAAGAGTTGTTGAGTTCAAAATAGATACTTTGACCATGACCGCTACAAAAGTTTGGGAGTATAGACACTCACCAGATTATAGTACTAGTTGGATGGGTAACGCTCAACGCCTTGAAAACGGCAATACATTTATTGACTGGGCGGATTACTCACTGCCAAAAGCTTATGAGGTAACACCTTCTGGGGAGAACGTTTATTCCGCAAACTTTGCCCAAAGCACAGCTTGCTACCGTTCTTTTCGCTTTGAATGGGAAAGTGTTCTTGCAGTTCCTTACCTTATAGCAGAATCTTATTCTGATAAAGTTACGTTGATATTCAATAAATTTGGTGACACGACTGTTGAAAAGTACATTGTATACAGTGGGCTCTCAGCCAATCCGATTAATCCTCTTGACAGTACTGCAAACACATCGATTGATTTAACAAATTTAAACAACAATCAACGATATTACTTCAGGGTTACTGCGCGCAATACTGATGGTACAGAAAGTCCTTTTTCCAATGAAGAAAATGTACTTGTAAGGTTTACTGAGCCTGGTCAAAATATGATTTTAAACAGCGATTTTTCAGACGGCAGCAACCATTGGATTTTCAATGCACGCAATGGTGCTCAGGCACAAGGAACTGTTGTGAATGGTGAGTTTGTTGTAACAATATCAAATAGCGGTTCTGCATACTCAGATATTCAATTAATCCAGGAGAGTTTCCCTATGATTAATGGAAGAAATTATATTTTTGAGTTTGATGCCAAATCAAATAATAATAGAATCATGGAACCAAGAGTCGCTCAGAATGGAGGTAATAATTTAATTTATTCTAGAACGGGACCAATTGTGCTAACACCACAAATGCAGCATTTTCAATATCAATTCCAGATGACCGATCCCACTGATTATAATGCTAGAGTTGTTATGAATTGTGGAAAGTCCAATATTATCTGCTACTTTGATAATATCTCTGTAAAAGAGAGTTTACCTTCAAAAGTTGGAGAGGATAATTCTACAACTCCCAGCGATTTTATTCTCTATTCTAATTTCCCAAATCCTTTCAACCCTTCAACAGTAATTAAATATGCTTTGCCGGAACCGGGCAATGTTAAAATAGAAGTATTTAATATAATGGGTGAAAAAATTAGAAAGTTAATCGATTCACAACAAGATGCCGGATACCATCAGTTAGATTTTGATGGTGCAGATATTTCATCTGGTATATATTTTTATAAAGTTGAATATAAATCAATTGAGAACTATAAATCTTATGTGTCTGTAAAAAAGATGCTTCTTTTAAAATAA
- a CDS encoding aryl-sulfate sulfotransferase, translated as MRIKLLLLYLILYVSSFATSNVKPVEIIYIHPTPGSQYIPVQSTIILKLDRKFQSQLNTTSVNFEVVGEKSGLHSGKVLISDNTIIFEPEIIFDSSERVNVSVSSSLFVKENIFIFSFVTNSVKEFDPKIFQLLSDDNNLLSPIEINSESDIVGKPTLINGVTVPSDFPNINVSVSNETAPGKVFISNWGGTSYMMILENDGTPYFYKRFPNNNQTRDFKLQPTGTLTRRVYENLNCFVEMDSQYNNIDTFSCKNGYGTDEHDIQLLPNHHCFLIALDNQIVDMSQIVQGGQTNATVRGNHVQELDENHNVVFEWNCWDNFDIVDAVHRKSSG; from the coding sequence ATGAGAATTAAATTACTACTATTATACCTGATCTTATATGTAAGTTCATTTGCAACCTCTAATGTTAAACCGGTTGAAATAATATACATCCATCCAACGCCTGGTTCACAATATATTCCCGTTCAATCTACCATCATTCTAAAATTAGATAGGAAATTTCAATCTCAATTGAATACGACTTCAGTGAATTTTGAAGTGGTTGGTGAAAAAAGCGGTTTGCATAGTGGTAAAGTTTTAATTTCTGATAATACAATAATCTTTGAACCAGAAATAATTTTTGATTCTTCTGAGAGAGTAAACGTTTCTGTTAGCTCATCCTTATTCGTTAAAGAAAACATATTCATATTTTCGTTTGTAACTAATTCAGTTAAGGAATTTGATCCGAAAATTTTTCAATTACTTTCAGATGATAATAATTTATTAAGCCCGATTGAGATTAATTCTGAATCTGATATCGTTGGAAAGCCGACATTAATAAATGGAGTCACAGTTCCAAGTGATTTCCCCAATATTAATGTATCTGTTTCCAATGAAACTGCACCAGGAAAGGTATTTATATCTAACTGGGGCGGAACATCATATATGATGATATTGGAAAATGACGGTACTCCATATTTTTATAAACGATTCCCTAACAACAATCAAACTCGAGACTTTAAACTTCAACCTACTGGAACCCTAACACGCAGGGTATACGAAAATCTTAATTGTTTTGTTGAAATGGATTCACAGTATAATAATATTGATACTTTTAGTTGTAAAAATGGTTATGGGACAGATGAACACGACATTCAACTTCTACCTAACCACCACTGCTTTTTGATTGCATTGGATAATCAAATTGTAGATATGAGCCAAATTGTTCAGGGTGGACAGACAAATGCTACTGTTAGAGGAAATCATGTCCAGGAACTCGATGAAAACCATAATGTTGTTTTTGAATGGAACTGTTGGGATAATTTTGATATAGTAGATGCGGTTCATAGAAAATCTTCAGGGTAA